In a single window of the Populus alba chromosome 16, ASM523922v2, whole genome shotgun sequence genome:
- the LOC118044989 gene encoding increased DNA methylation 1-like, whose product MGFGILCHCCNCEVSPSTFKAHAGWATRKKPYACIYTSNGVSLHDLAISLSKSRKYSSQDNDDLCIICADGGDLLICDGCPRAFHKGCASLSTVPSGNWYCQHCQNTFQRETYVEHNANAFAAGRVSEIDSVEQITKRCFRIVKNVEG is encoded by the exons ATGGGCTTTGGAATACTTTGTCATTGCTGCAATTGTGAG GTCAGCCCCTCAACATTCAAAGCTCATGCAGGTTGGGCTACTCGCAAAAAACC CTATGCATGTATTTACACATCTAATGGCGTATCGCTCCATGACTTGGCAATTTCTCTCTCAAAAAGTCGGAAGTATTCTTCTCAGGATAATGATGACCTCTGCATCATTTGTGCAGATGGTGGGGATCTTCTGATTTGTGATGGATGCCCAAGGGCCTTCCATAAAG GATGTGCTTCTCTATCAACTGTTCCCAGTGGCAATTGGTATTGCCAGCATTGCCAGAATACGTTCCAAAGGGAAACGTATGTTGAGCATAATGCAAATGCTTTCGCAGCTGGAAGGGTTTCAGAAATTGATTCTGTAGAACAGATAACTAAGAGATGCTTTCGTATTGTCAAAAATGTAGAAGGCTGA
- the LOC118044986 gene encoding uncharacterized protein isoform X1, with the protein MKREIGFVSSLGRTTQSSSSCVHLSDDDLNKRFKVTKVIPPSQFEIHAIKQYRRAAQYICFENGKSLLDVLNACRAAPLDSLETTIQSAISGLPVERTFTCKRCKGIFPSICVGKIGPLCNLCAESKESYPTLTIGSSIISSSPEQVLALEYFKPASLSTSSQYNTLRKKKRKSSKTDLNKSAPVRVSSRIQSKITSKTRFDCKTIQSCCEKLAAPIRCASLSTVPSGNWYCQHCQNTFQRETYVEHNANAFAAGRVSEIDSVEQITKRCFRIVKNVEG; encoded by the exons ATGAAGAGAGAGATAGGTTTTGTGAGTTCACTCGGTCGGACGACGCAGTCGAGTTCCTCCTGTGTTCACCTATCTGACGATGATCTCAATAAGAGGTTCAAAGTTACTAAG GTTATTCCACCATCCCAATTTGAGATTCATGCTATCAAACAATATAGACGAGCGGCACAATACATATGTTTTGAGAACGGGAAGAGCCTGCTTGATGTATTGAATGCATGCAGGGCTGCTCCTTTGGACTCGTTGGAAACAACTATTCAAAGTGCCATTAGTGGTTTGCCAGTGGAAAGAACTTTCACCTGTAAAAGATGCAAAG GTATCTTTCCTTCTATTTGTGTTGGCAAAATAGGGCCTTTATGCAACTTATGTGCAGAGTCAAAGGAATCTTATCCCACCCTAACTATTGGATCTAGTATAATATCCAg CTCACCAGAACAAGTTTTGGCCTTGGAGTACTTCAAACCTGCTTCATTGTCTACTTCCTCACAATATAATACTCTacggaagaaaaaaagaaa GTCTTCAAAAACAGATTTGAACAAAAGCGCTCCAGTGCGAGTGTCCTCAAGAATTCAATCCAAGATTACATCAAA AACCAGATTTGACTGCAAAACCATCCAAAGTTGTTGTGAGAAATTAGCGGCTCCAATAA GATGTGCTTCTCTATCAACTGTTCCCAGTGGCAATTGGTATTGCCAGCATTGCCAGAATACGTTCCAAAGGGAAACGTATGTTGAGCATAATGCAAATGCTTTCGCAGCTGGAAGGGTTTCAGAAATTGATTCTGTAGAACAGATAACTAAGAGATGCTTTCGTATTGTCAAAAATGTAGAAGGCTGA
- the LOC118044986 gene encoding uncharacterized protein isoform X3, which translates to MKREIGFVSSLGRTTQSSSSCVHLSDDDLNKRFKVTKVIPPSQFEIHAIKQYRRAAQYICFENGKSLLDVLNACRAAPLDSLETTIQSAISGLPVERTFTCKRCKGIFPSICVGKIGPLCNLCAESKESYPTLTIGSSIISSSPEQVLALEYFKPASLSTSSQYNTLRKKKRKSSKTDLNKSAPVRVSSRIQSKITSKMCFSINCSQWQLVLPALPEYVPKGNVC; encoded by the exons ATGAAGAGAGAGATAGGTTTTGTGAGTTCACTCGGTCGGACGACGCAGTCGAGTTCCTCCTGTGTTCACCTATCTGACGATGATCTCAATAAGAGGTTCAAAGTTACTAAG GTTATTCCACCATCCCAATTTGAGATTCATGCTATCAAACAATATAGACGAGCGGCACAATACATATGTTTTGAGAACGGGAAGAGCCTGCTTGATGTATTGAATGCATGCAGGGCTGCTCCTTTGGACTCGTTGGAAACAACTATTCAAAGTGCCATTAGTGGTTTGCCAGTGGAAAGAACTTTCACCTGTAAAAGATGCAAAG GTATCTTTCCTTCTATTTGTGTTGGCAAAATAGGGCCTTTATGCAACTTATGTGCAGAGTCAAAGGAATCTTATCCCACCCTAACTATTGGATCTAGTATAATATCCAg CTCACCAGAACAAGTTTTGGCCTTGGAGTACTTCAAACCTGCTTCATTGTCTACTTCCTCACAATATAATACTCTacggaagaaaaaaagaaa GTCTTCAAAAACAGATTTGAACAAAAGCGCTCCAGTGCGAGTGTCCTCAAGAATTCAATCCAAGATTACATCAAA GATGTGCTTCTCTATCAACTGTTCCCAGTGGCAATTGGTATTGCCAGCATTGCCAGAATACGTTCCAAAGGGAAACGTATGTTGA
- the LOC118044986 gene encoding uncharacterized protein isoform X4 has translation MKREIGFVSSLGRTTQSSSSCVHLSDDDLNKRFKVTKVIPPSQFEIHAIKQYRRAAQYICFENGKSLLDVLNACRAAPLDSLETTIQSAISGLPVERTFTCKRCKGIFPSICVGKIGPLCNLCAESKESYPTLTIGSSIISSSPEQVLALEYFKPASLSTSSQYNTLRKKKRKSSKTDLNKSAPVRVSSRIQSKITSKPEEPDLTAKPSKVVVRN, from the exons ATGAAGAGAGAGATAGGTTTTGTGAGTTCACTCGGTCGGACGACGCAGTCGAGTTCCTCCTGTGTTCACCTATCTGACGATGATCTCAATAAGAGGTTCAAAGTTACTAAG GTTATTCCACCATCCCAATTTGAGATTCATGCTATCAAACAATATAGACGAGCGGCACAATACATATGTTTTGAGAACGGGAAGAGCCTGCTTGATGTATTGAATGCATGCAGGGCTGCTCCTTTGGACTCGTTGGAAACAACTATTCAAAGTGCCATTAGTGGTTTGCCAGTGGAAAGAACTTTCACCTGTAAAAGATGCAAAG GTATCTTTCCTTCTATTTGTGTTGGCAAAATAGGGCCTTTATGCAACTTATGTGCAGAGTCAAAGGAATCTTATCCCACCCTAACTATTGGATCTAGTATAATATCCAg CTCACCAGAACAAGTTTTGGCCTTGGAGTACTTCAAACCTGCTTCATTGTCTACTTCCTCACAATATAATACTCTacggaagaaaaaaagaaa GTCTTCAAAAACAGATTTGAACAAAAGCGCTCCAGTGCGAGTGTCCTCAAGAATTCAATCCAAGATTACATCAAA ACCAGAAGAACCAGATTTGACTGCAAAACCATCCAAAGTTGTTGTGAGAAATTAG
- the LOC118044986 gene encoding uncharacterized protein isoform X2, which produces MKREIGFVSSLGRTTQSSSSCVHLSDDDLNKRFKVTKVIPPSQFEIHAIKQYRRAAQYICFENGKSLLDVLNACRAAPLDSLETTIQSAISGLPVERTFTCKRCKGIFPSICVGKIGPLCNLCAESKESYPTLTIGSSIISSSPEQVLALEYFKPASLSTSSQYNTLRKKKRKSSKTDLNKSAPVRVSSRIQSKITSKCLHMFNLHKFRPEEPDLTAKPSKVVVRN; this is translated from the exons ATGAAGAGAGAGATAGGTTTTGTGAGTTCACTCGGTCGGACGACGCAGTCGAGTTCCTCCTGTGTTCACCTATCTGACGATGATCTCAATAAGAGGTTCAAAGTTACTAAG GTTATTCCACCATCCCAATTTGAGATTCATGCTATCAAACAATATAGACGAGCGGCACAATACATATGTTTTGAGAACGGGAAGAGCCTGCTTGATGTATTGAATGCATGCAGGGCTGCTCCTTTGGACTCGTTGGAAACAACTATTCAAAGTGCCATTAGTGGTTTGCCAGTGGAAAGAACTTTCACCTGTAAAAGATGCAAAG GTATCTTTCCTTCTATTTGTGTTGGCAAAATAGGGCCTTTATGCAACTTATGTGCAGAGTCAAAGGAATCTTATCCCACCCTAACTATTGGATCTAGTATAATATCCAg CTCACCAGAACAAGTTTTGGCCTTGGAGTACTTCAAACCTGCTTCATTGTCTACTTCCTCACAATATAATACTCTacggaagaaaaaaagaaa GTCTTCAAAAACAGATTTGAACAAAAGCGCTCCAGTGCGAGTGTCCTCAAGAATTCAATCCAAGATTACATCAAA ATGCTTACACATGTTTAATCTGCATAAATTCAGACCAGAAGAACCAGATTTGACTGCAAAACCATCCAAAGTTGTTGTGAGAAATTAG
- the LOC118044990 gene encoding UDP-glycosyltransferase 73D1, whose amino-acid sequence MAPPISSQLHFVLIPLMAQGHMIPMIDMARLISERGVTVSLVTTPHNASRFEAIIDRARESGLPIRLVQIRFPCDEVGLPIGLENLDTLPSRDLLKKFYVAVARLQQPLELLLEHAKPPPSCIISDKCLSWTSKTAQRFNIPRIVFHGMCCFSLLSSHNIRLHKAHLSVTSDSEPFVVPGMPQSFEVTKAQLPGAFVSLPDLDDVRNEMQEAESTAYGVVVNSFDELEHGCAEEYTKALKKKVWCIGPVSLCNKNHLDKFERGNKASIDEKQCLEWLDSMKPGSVIYACLGSLCRLVPSQLIELGLGLEASKQPFIWVVKTGEKGSELEEWFVKEKFEERIKGRGLLIKGWAPQVLILSHRAIGGFLTHCGWNSTVEGICAGVPMITWPQFSEQFLNEKLIVEILRIGVRVGVEVPVRWGEEEKVGVLVKKDEVKKTVITLMDTGGEEGKKRRTRAIELGKTANKAMELGGSSNLNLSFLIQDITKQQTQNKG is encoded by the coding sequence ATGGCGCCCCCGATCTCTAGCCAGCTGCACTTCGTGTTGATCCCACTCATGGCACAAGGGCACATGATCCCTATGATAGACATGGCCAGGCTCATTTCAGAGCGAGGTGTGACTGTAAGCTTGGTCACCACGCCTCACAATGCATCAAGATTTGAGGCAATCATTGACAGAGCGAGAGAATCTGGGCTCCCTATTCGACTTGTACAGATACGGTTTCCATGCGACGAAGTTGGGCTCCCTATCGGCCTCGAGAATCTTGACACCTTACCTTCAAGAGACCTGCTGAAGAAATTCTATGTTGCAGTCGCTAGGCTGCAACAGCCATTAGAACTCCTTCTTGAACATGCGAAGCCTCCTCCAAGCTGCATAATATCAGACAAGTGCTTATCCTGGACATCCAAAACCGCTCAACGTTTCAACATCCCCCGGATTGTTTTTCACGGGATGTGCTGCTTTTCTCTGTTGAGTTCTCATAATATCAGGCTTCACAAAGCTCACCTTTCAGTTACTTCAGATTCAGAACCTTTTGTTGTTCCAGGGATGCCACAAAGTTTTGAGGTAACAAAGGCTCAGCTACCGGGAGCGTTTGTTAGCTTACCTGACTTGGACGACGTCCGCAACGAGATGCAAGAGGCTGAATCTACAGCTTATGGGGTTGTAGTTAATAGTTTTGACGAGTTGGAGCATGGTTGCGCTGAGGAGTACACGAAGGCTCTAAAGAAGAAGGTATGGTGCATTGGACCAGTTTCTTTATGTAACAAGAATCACTTGGATAAGTTTGAGAGAGGCAACAAGGCTTCAATTGACGAGAAACAATGCTTGGAGTGGCTTGACTCTATGAAGCCAGGCTCGGTTATTTACGCTTGCCTCGGTAGCCTATGTCGCCTAGTGCCATCGCAGTTAATAGAACTAGGTTTGGGTTTGGAAGCATCTAAACAACCATTTATCTGGGTTGTGAAAACTGGAGAGAAGGGTTCTGAATTAGAGGAATGGTTCGTGAAGGAGAAATTCGAAGAAAGAATCAAAGGAAGGGGGCTTTTGATAAAAGGCTGGGCTCCTCAAGTCCTTATTTTGTCCCATAGAGCGATTGGAGGATTCCTAACTCATTGTGGTTGGAACTCTACAGTTGAAGGGATCTGCGCGGGGGTGCCAATGATAACATGGCCTCAGTTTTCTGAGCAATTCCTTAATGAGAAGCTAATTGTTGAGATTTTAAGGATCGGCGTGCGAGTAGGCGTTGAGGTTCCAGTGAGAtggggagaagaagagaaagttgGAGTGTTGGTGAAGAAAGATGAAGTCAAGAAGACAGTAATTACGTTGATGGATACAGGTGGAGAAGAAGGCAAGAAGAGGAGGACGAGAGCAATTGAACTTGGAAAAACGGCAAATAAGGCTATGGAATTAGGTGGATCTTCCAACCTCAACTTGTCATTCTTAATCCAAGATATTACGAAGCAACAAACTCAAAATAAGGGTTAA